A region of Salvelinus alpinus chromosome 6, SLU_Salpinus.1, whole genome shotgun sequence DNA encodes the following proteins:
- the LOC139578663 gene encoding uncharacterized protein isoform X2, which translates to MMPQRNPLCSAMDQSDPDLPSRRCQVDCTTELAVEGGQRNGGGAASSSPESSSVNGDGNGKRSGKRRRRRKRSAQPDNRPAPVAMVTQLPPPPPGQEKGEEPQLCQGGSSRTSPNPAPDSPGAVLLGLRSECGSVWFDRSVYEQAESLYQCWLAHSANGAMTRPSGSPPTLTTDNHPTSPQPSLSPQAPNHPSNHPPIVAKEHSIVAEPLQPAAPDFLALPANSPSTPATPDEGYLSLAQTPQAASTSPLTPAPGQPVNGLPCLPMELLRDVWLEKPLYDRAEAAFYQSLYGNNRSPTGNNLGGGASTSRTNPNAPSTSRGSGDHPQSLVEEEEEEEEEVVEEEAVVSQGKLEVFHALRTIQEEEEPADVTEEEGVAMSMGGVCYFLHPDSERVWLDQRRYEAAESRFYSYCQIVPAESTVADREEGARGQEDAVVSATLLPQPPSVACIGPLRDNTMSSAVDYFVQEKIWFDKPRYDDAERHFYERINSTSHPAQELGANTILQDIARARENIQKSLAGSAANGAGDQGELITRIKSLELENHSLNQVVEDLRLALSKLERRVAVLEKSPSPAAAPVSAAPCTNGTSVQQQKTSPPVEDEDDDMDLFGSDEEEDAEAERIKEQRLNEYAEKKAKKPTLIAKSSILLDVKPWDDETDMAKLEECVRSVVADGLLWGQSKLVPVGYGIRKLQIQCVVEDDKVGTDLLEEEITKFEDFVQSVDVAAFNKI; encoded by the exons ATGATGCCTCAGAGGAACCCCTTGTGTTCAGCAATGGACCAGTCCGATCCTGATCTCCCTTCCAGACGCTGCCAGGTGGACTGTACCACCGAGTTGGCAGTGGAGGGAGGTCAGAGGAACGGGGGTGGTGCCGCTTCGTCCTCCCCAGAGAGTAGCAGCGTGAACGGAGACGGCAATGGGAAACGCAGTGGGAAGAGGCGTCGCCGTCGTAAACGCTCCGCTCAACCCGATAACCGCCCGGCTCCTGTTGCCATGGTGACtcagctgccaccaccaccacctggccaggagaaaggggaggagccCCAGCTTTGCCAGGGGGGCAGTAGCCGTACCTCTCCCAACCCTGCTCCTGACTCCCCTGGCGCGGTCCTGCTCGGCCTGCGGTCTGAGTGTGGTTCAGTGTGGTTTGACCGCAGTGTATATGAGCAGGCTGAGAGTCTGTATCAGTGCTGGTTGGCACACTCTGCCAACGGGGCGATGACACGGCCCAGCGGCTCACCCCCAACCCTGACTACTGACAACCACCCCACCTCCCCTCAACCCTCACTATCACCCCAAGCCCCGAACCACCCCAGCAACCATCCACCCATAGTCGCCAAAGAGCATAGCATTGTTGCAGAGCCCCTGCAGCCAGCAGCCCCAGATTTCCTAGCCCTCCCTGCCAACAGCCCCAGCACACCAGCCACGCCAGACGAGGGGTACCTGTCCCTGGCCCAGACCCCCCAGGCAGCCTCCACATCCCCACTGACCCCGGCCCCTGGCCAGCCAGTGAATGGGCTCCCCTGTCTCCCCATGGAGCTGCTGAGGGACGTGTGGCTGGAGAAACCTCTCTACGACCGGGCCGAGGCAGCCTTCTACCAGAGCCTCTATGGAAACAACCGCTCTCCCACCGGCAACAACCTGGGTGGTGGAGCTTCCACCTCACGTACCAACCCCAACGCTCCCTCAACCTCCAGAGGTAGTGGAGACCACCCACAGAGTCTtgttgaagaagaggaggaggaggaagaagaagtggTAGAAGAAGAAGCCGTGGTCTCACAGGGGAAGCTCGAAGTCTTCCACGCTCTGCGCACCattcaggaggaggaggagcctgCTGACGTCACAGAGGAGGAAGGTGTGGCCATGTCGATGGGAGGAGTCTGTTACTTCCTGCATCCAGACAGCGAGAGGGTTTGGCTGGACCAGAGACGCTACGAGGCTGCAGAGAGCCGTTTCTACAGTTACTGCCAGATTGTACCTGCTGAGTCAACAGtagcagacagagaggagggggctCGTGGGCAAGAAGATGCTGTGGTGTCGGCAACATTGTTACCACAACCGCCATCGGTCGCCTGCATCGGCCCTCTGAGGGACAA CACCATGAGTTCAGCAGTAGACTACTTTGTCCAGGAAAAGATCTGGTTTGATAAGCCTCGCTATGATGATGCGGAGAGACACTTCTACGAACGCATTAACAGCACCTCACACCCAGCACAG GAGCTGGGAGCCAACACCATCCTGCAGGACATAGCCCGGGCCAGAGAGAACATCCAGAAGTCCCTAGCAGGA agtgCAGCTAATGGGGCAGGAGATCAAGGCGAACTCATCACACGGATTAAGAGTCTGGAGCTAGAGAACCACAGTCTGaaccaag tggtGGAAGACCTGCGGTTGGCTCTGTCTAAATTGGAGCGTCGGGTAGCGGTGCTGGAGAAATCACCGTCAccagctgcagccccagtctCTGCAGCCCCCTGTACAAAC GGAACCTCTGTCCAGCAGCAGAAGACCAGCCCCCCAGTGGAGGATGAAGATGATGATATGGACTTGTTCGGCAGCGATGAAGAGGAGGATGCGGAGGCTGAGCGAATCAAAGAGCAGAGGCTGAACGAGTATGCAGAGAAGAAGGCAAAGAAACCCACCCTCATCGCAAAGTCCTCCATCCTATTGGACGTCAAGCCT TGGGATGATGAGACAGACATGGCTAAGCTGGAGGAATGTGTGAGGTCTGTTGTCGCTGACGGTCTACTTTGGGGTCAGTCTAAGCTGGTTCCTGTGGGTTATGGTATCCGGAAGCTACAGATCCAGTGTGTTGTCGAGGACGACAAGGTCGGGACAGACCTGCTAGAGGAGGAGATTACAAAGTTCGAGGACTTT GTCCAGAGTGTTGACGTAGCAGCTTTCAACAAGATCTGA
- the LOC139578663 gene encoding uncharacterized protein isoform X1, producing the protein MMPQRNPLCSAMDQSDPDLPSRRCQVDCTTELAVEGGQRNGGGAASSSPESSSVNGDGNGKRSGKRRRRRKRSAQPDNRPAPVAMVTQLPPPPPGQEKGEEPQLCQGGSSRTSPNPAPDSPGAVLLGLRSECGSVWFDRSVYEQAESLYQCWLAHSANGAMTRPSGSPPTLTTDNHPTSPQPSLSPQAPNHPSNHPPIVAKEHSIVAEPLQPAAPDFLALPANSPSTPATPDEGYLSLAQTPQAASTSPLTPAPGQPVNGLPCLPMELLRDVWLEKPLYDRAEAAFYQSLYGNNRSPTGNNLGGGASTSRTNPNAPSTSRGSGDHPQSLVEEEEEEEEEVVEEEAVVSQGKLEVFHALRTIQEEEEPADVTEEEGVAMSMGGVCYFLHPDSERVWLDQRRYEAAESRFYSYCQIVPAESTVADREEGARGQEDAVVSATLLPQPPSVACIGPLRDNTMSSAVDYFVQEKIWFDKPRYDDAERHFYERINSTSHPAQELGANTILQDIARARENIQKSLAGLKNSLLPSRGFDQPQNPHPSAANGAGDQGELITRIKSLELENHSLNQVVEDLRLALSKLERRVAVLEKSPSPAAAPVSAAPCTNGTSVQQQKTSPPVEDEDDDMDLFGSDEEEDAEAERIKEQRLNEYAEKKAKKPTLIAKSSILLDVKPWDDETDMAKLEECVRSVVADGLLWGQSKLVPVGYGIRKLQIQCVVEDDKVGTDLLEEEITKFEDFVQSVDVAAFNKI; encoded by the exons ATGATGCCTCAGAGGAACCCCTTGTGTTCAGCAATGGACCAGTCCGATCCTGATCTCCCTTCCAGACGCTGCCAGGTGGACTGTACCACCGAGTTGGCAGTGGAGGGAGGTCAGAGGAACGGGGGTGGTGCCGCTTCGTCCTCCCCAGAGAGTAGCAGCGTGAACGGAGACGGCAATGGGAAACGCAGTGGGAAGAGGCGTCGCCGTCGTAAACGCTCCGCTCAACCCGATAACCGCCCGGCTCCTGTTGCCATGGTGACtcagctgccaccaccaccacctggccaggagaaaggggaggagccCCAGCTTTGCCAGGGGGGCAGTAGCCGTACCTCTCCCAACCCTGCTCCTGACTCCCCTGGCGCGGTCCTGCTCGGCCTGCGGTCTGAGTGTGGTTCAGTGTGGTTTGACCGCAGTGTATATGAGCAGGCTGAGAGTCTGTATCAGTGCTGGTTGGCACACTCTGCCAACGGGGCGATGACACGGCCCAGCGGCTCACCCCCAACCCTGACTACTGACAACCACCCCACCTCCCCTCAACCCTCACTATCACCCCAAGCCCCGAACCACCCCAGCAACCATCCACCCATAGTCGCCAAAGAGCATAGCATTGTTGCAGAGCCCCTGCAGCCAGCAGCCCCAGATTTCCTAGCCCTCCCTGCCAACAGCCCCAGCACACCAGCCACGCCAGACGAGGGGTACCTGTCCCTGGCCCAGACCCCCCAGGCAGCCTCCACATCCCCACTGACCCCGGCCCCTGGCCAGCCAGTGAATGGGCTCCCCTGTCTCCCCATGGAGCTGCTGAGGGACGTGTGGCTGGAGAAACCTCTCTACGACCGGGCCGAGGCAGCCTTCTACCAGAGCCTCTATGGAAACAACCGCTCTCCCACCGGCAACAACCTGGGTGGTGGAGCTTCCACCTCACGTACCAACCCCAACGCTCCCTCAACCTCCAGAGGTAGTGGAGACCACCCACAGAGTCTtgttgaagaagaggaggaggaggaagaagaagtggTAGAAGAAGAAGCCGTGGTCTCACAGGGGAAGCTCGAAGTCTTCCACGCTCTGCGCACCattcaggaggaggaggagcctgCTGACGTCACAGAGGAGGAAGGTGTGGCCATGTCGATGGGAGGAGTCTGTTACTTCCTGCATCCAGACAGCGAGAGGGTTTGGCTGGACCAGAGACGCTACGAGGCTGCAGAGAGCCGTTTCTACAGTTACTGCCAGATTGTACCTGCTGAGTCAACAGtagcagacagagaggagggggctCGTGGGCAAGAAGATGCTGTGGTGTCGGCAACATTGTTACCACAACCGCCATCGGTCGCCTGCATCGGCCCTCTGAGGGACAA CACCATGAGTTCAGCAGTAGACTACTTTGTCCAGGAAAAGATCTGGTTTGATAAGCCTCGCTATGATGATGCGGAGAGACACTTCTACGAACGCATTAACAGCACCTCACACCCAGCACAG GAGCTGGGAGCCAACACCATCCTGCAGGACATAGCCCGGGCCAGAGAGAACATCCAGAAGTCCCTAGCAGGA CTGAAGAATTCGCTGTTACCTAGCAGAGGCTTTGATCAACCCCAGAACCCCCATCCC agtgCAGCTAATGGGGCAGGAGATCAAGGCGAACTCATCACACGGATTAAGAGTCTGGAGCTAGAGAACCACAGTCTGaaccaag tggtGGAAGACCTGCGGTTGGCTCTGTCTAAATTGGAGCGTCGGGTAGCGGTGCTGGAGAAATCACCGTCAccagctgcagccccagtctCTGCAGCCCCCTGTACAAAC GGAACCTCTGTCCAGCAGCAGAAGACCAGCCCCCCAGTGGAGGATGAAGATGATGATATGGACTTGTTCGGCAGCGATGAAGAGGAGGATGCGGAGGCTGAGCGAATCAAAGAGCAGAGGCTGAACGAGTATGCAGAGAAGAAGGCAAAGAAACCCACCCTCATCGCAAAGTCCTCCATCCTATTGGACGTCAAGCCT TGGGATGATGAGACAGACATGGCTAAGCTGGAGGAATGTGTGAGGTCTGTTGTCGCTGACGGTCTACTTTGGGGTCAGTCTAAGCTGGTTCCTGTGGGTTATGGTATCCGGAAGCTACAGATCCAGTGTGTTGTCGAGGACGACAAGGTCGGGACAGACCTGCTAGAGGAGGAGATTACAAAGTTCGAGGACTTT GTCCAGAGTGTTGACGTAGCAGCTTTCAACAAGATCTGA
- the LOC139578663 gene encoding elongation factor 1-delta-like isoform X3, producing the protein MSSAVDYFVQEKIWFDKPRYDDAERHFYERINSTSHPAQELGANTILQDIARARENIQKSLAGSAANGAGDQGELITRIKSLELENHSLNQVVEDLRLALSKLERRVAVLEKSPSPAAAPVSAAPCTNGTSVQQQKTSPPVEDEDDDMDLFGSDEEEDAEAERIKEQRLNEYAEKKAKKPTLIAKSSILLDVKPWDDETDMAKLEECVRSVVADGLLWGQSKLVPVGYGIRKLQIQCVVEDDKVGTDLLEEEITKFEDFVQSVDVAAFNKI; encoded by the exons ATGAGTTCAGCAGTAGACTACTTTGTCCAGGAAAAGATCTGGTTTGATAAGCCTCGCTATGATGATGCGGAGAGACACTTCTACGAACGCATTAACAGCACCTCACACCCAGCACAG GAGCTGGGAGCCAACACCATCCTGCAGGACATAGCCCGGGCCAGAGAGAACATCCAGAAGTCCCTAGCAGGA agtgCAGCTAATGGGGCAGGAGATCAAGGCGAACTCATCACACGGATTAAGAGTCTGGAGCTAGAGAACCACAGTCTGaaccaag tggtGGAAGACCTGCGGTTGGCTCTGTCTAAATTGGAGCGTCGGGTAGCGGTGCTGGAGAAATCACCGTCAccagctgcagccccagtctCTGCAGCCCCCTGTACAAAC GGAACCTCTGTCCAGCAGCAGAAGACCAGCCCCCCAGTGGAGGATGAAGATGATGATATGGACTTGTTCGGCAGCGATGAAGAGGAGGATGCGGAGGCTGAGCGAATCAAAGAGCAGAGGCTGAACGAGTATGCAGAGAAGAAGGCAAAGAAACCCACCCTCATCGCAAAGTCCTCCATCCTATTGGACGTCAAGCCT TGGGATGATGAGACAGACATGGCTAAGCTGGAGGAATGTGTGAGGTCTGTTGTCGCTGACGGTCTACTTTGGGGTCAGTCTAAGCTGGTTCCTGTGGGTTATGGTATCCGGAAGCTACAGATCCAGTGTGTTGTCGAGGACGACAAGGTCGGGACAGACCTGCTAGAGGAGGAGATTACAAAGTTCGAGGACTTT GTCCAGAGTGTTGACGTAGCAGCTTTCAACAAGATCTGA